One part of the Ranitomeya imitator isolate aRanImi1 chromosome 10, aRanImi1.pri, whole genome shotgun sequence genome encodes these proteins:
- the LOC138652172 gene encoding uncharacterized protein — protein sequence MTSQEEWDHEEKSGVINQEYSMIPGDASSYGVSRSVVTYLSSPSLPSPISSSPTSSPPALSPTSPPPSSPTSSPSPYPPTYSSPPCPPPAPPTYPFSSPSPTSSPSPYPTNYPFSPSPSPPPSSPTSPPPSSPTTSPSPYPPTYPSSSPPCPPPASPPYSLSSPPSFPPSLHPPSPPTSPPFPPPSSSPSPPSSSHPLNYPTSSPTYFPPSPPPSSPHPFPATSSPPCPSLSPPTYPSSPPSSSHPLNYPTSSPTYFPPSPPPSSPHPFPATSSPSCPSLSPPTYRFSSPPSQPSSPPNSPAPPPFDPFFHH from the coding sequence ttatggagtcagcagatcaGTAGTGACTTATCTATCTTCTCCTTCTCTTCCTTCTCCTATTTCTTCTTCTCCTACATCTTCTCCTCCTGCTCTTTCTCctacttctcctcctccttcttctcctactTCTTCTCCTTCTCCTTATCCTCCTACTTATTcttctcctccttgtcctcctcctgctcctcctactTATCCTTTTTCTTCTCCTTCTCCTACTTCTTCTCCTTCTCCTTATCCTACTAATTATCCTttttctccttctccttctcctcctccttcttctcctacttctcctcctccttcttctcctactACTTCTCCTTCTCCTTATCCTCCAActtatccttcttcttctcctccttgtcctcctcctgctTCTCCTCCTTATTCTCTATCTTCGcctccttcttttcctccttctcttcatcctccttctcctcctactTCTCCTCCTTTTccccctccttcttcttctccttctcctccttctagTTCTCATCctcttaattatcctacttcttcTCCTACTTattttcctccttctcctcctccttcttctcctcatccTTTTCCTGCTACTTCGTCTCCTCCTTgtccttctctttctcctcctacttatccttcttctcctccttctagtTCTCATCctcttaattatcctacttcttcTCCTACTTattttcctccttctcctcctccttcttctcctcatccTTTTCCTGCTACTTCGTCTCCTTCTTGCCCTTCTCTTTCTCCTCCTACTTACCGTTTTTCTTCTCCTCCTTCTCAGCCTTCTTCTCCCCCTaattctcctgctcctcctccctttGATCCCTTTTTTCATCATTAG